The genomic region AGGGACACCAAGCAATGTGAATATTTCAGATATAATGTCGCTCCCTACAAGAGCAGAGGTTGCGCTTATATATCCAAGCCTAGTAACTCTAAAGCCTACAACTATTGAGGCTTTTTTAGAACTTAAGTATATTCCTAGGGCTGAAGCTATCCCATATGCAGGAGCAACTAAATAGAAAGGCGCAGATAATAATCCTGCAGAGACAATTATTCCTATAGCATTTGCTCCAGTTACAAATGTAGTAAAGATGGAGGAAAAGACTATAAGAAATTTGTAAATCTTCATTTGAGAAAATAGATCATTTCTTTTTGATGCTAACCTTCTAATTGCCAAATAAAGAGTTATGGAAGATACAATAGCCAAAAGTGGTGAAAAACCCCAAGAAGTTACAGTAAACCAAAACTTTACCCAATTAAATCCAAGGTTTCCCCTAGAAATTAAAACTAGAACAGCCATTGAAGGATAAAGCATTTGGCTTAAAGATGAAGGAATACCAAGTTTATTTAAATAGTAAAAGGCAATAACTGAGGCAAAAAGCACAGAGAATACTGCTGATTCTAACATGTCTAAATTCCTAGAATATATTGTACCATAGATGCTACTTTGCATGGAATAACTTCCTAAGGAGACTCCAACAAATATTGTCAGTGCACTTAATAAGTAGGAGTACTTTCTCTTTAACGCGTTAGTGGAAATTAATATTCCTAATGAGGTTGCAGAATTATTACCGCCCACAATAAAAGAAGAAATTAATCCTAAAAGAAATATGCTATATTCAAGAATTTCCATTCTTTTTACCTTCCAAATAAGAAATATATTCTAGTATTGCGTCCCTTATTAGTTCACTCCTATTTGCGTAACCTAAACTTTTTACTGCCTCATCTACTTGTTTTAAAAGTTCTTCCTCCAATTTAAACGATATTGTTAACGTTTCATTCATTTCTACTTCGTACACACCATCGCCAACTTTTTTAACTTGTTCCATCGGCATTACCAAAATTAATTAGTAGGGTAATTGATAAAGCTTTCTTATTCATCTTCTCTAGTCCTAATTCTTTTAAACCTTAAAATGCAAATTACATAAGATTCATGGAATTCACACCTATAGACAAGCTTAACTTAGATGAGAGGATAATAAAGATTCTAAAGAAGAAAGGAATAGAAAAGCTAAATCCAGTGCAGACAGATGCGGTTAATAGCGGGTTACTAGAAGGAAAAAGGCTATTGGTTACTTCGCCTACTGGATCAGGAAAAACTTTGATAGCGGAGCTAGGAATAATATCTCACTTGCTTTCCGACGGAGGAAAGGCGGTTTACATTACGCCACTTAAAGCATTAACTGCAGAAAAATATAACGAGCTAAAAGATTGGGAAGAGTTAGGATTTAAAGTAGGGATGACGTCGGGGGACTACGACAGTGACGATGCTTGGTTAAAAAATTACGATATAATAGTATCAACATACGAGAAAATCGATTC from Acidianus ambivalens harbors:
- a CDS encoding ribbon-helix-helix domain-containing protein translates to MEQVKKVGDGVYEVEMNETLTISFKLEEELLKQVDEAVKSLGYANRSELIRDAILEYISYLEGKKNGNS
- a CDS encoding inorganic phosphate transporter, coding for MEILEYSIFLLGLISSFIVGGNNSATSLGILISTNALKRKYSYLLSALTIFVGVSLGSYSMQSSIYGTIYSRNLDMLESAVFSVLFASVIAFYYLNKLGIPSSLSQMLYPSMAVLVLISRGNLGFNWVKFWFTVTSWGFSPLLAIVSSITLYLAIRRLASKRNDLFSQMKIYKFLIVFSSIFTTFVTGANAIGIIVSAGLLSAPFYLVAPAYGIASALGIYLSSKKASIVVGFRVTRLGYISATSALVGSDIISEIFTLLGVPISITQTTMGGIIGLSFRSFGYDVKKQLSQVAKGWGISPLVAIISSLAAFGVIKSVLGF